tagaagaaaataaattcttctaaCCCAGAGTTGTTTTTGCACTAGATTAGCAGATATGAAATGCTATAAAGATGAACTTAATACGATTAGAGATGTTTCCTACAGATTTTCATATATTGATTCAGGGAATTTTAATTCTGGAGCTTGCTTTGCTATAATCCGCATTTATTACAAGCTGATACAGTTTTATTATAGCAAGCTATCAAGGTCGATTCCTTTAACTGCATAATCTGacataaatttcatttttaaagaaatgtagtTATAAAAATCCATACTGTGGGCACAGTGGTTATATTGTACCTAAATCATATTTTAAAGGCAATAAATCCAGAGAGTATTTAGGAAGAGAGGGGAACACGGTTAAACGGCTCTCCTTCAGCCGCAACTCCTCAAAagatttttcaaactttttgtTTTAGTTAAACACcgagtattttaaaaagcagataaCGGTGGCAGGTTCAGGTCTCCTCTCCCCACATGTTGTGTGAACTTTTTAGGTTCTAGCCCAGGCTCTTCCTGTGCCCACATCAGCGGAGCAGGGCACACCGGCGCTTGCCAAAGACGCGCCGTGATTGAACTGTATTTTAACTACTCTTAAAAGGCTAAATTGCAACTCACGCTGgtttcagagaaggaaaaggggaggaggggggcgcaacaacaacaacatcaataaaaaaatacaaatcgtaatttaaaatgtgtggatcataaaaaaacccaaaccctattCTGTAATTAAACCGTATCTTGACTTCTTCCCAACAGTTCCTTACAAACCCGTGCCACTGCTCCCTTTGCAAATGTTGCACGTACCAGGTACTTCCTTCTTAGCCTTGTAGTGATTCAGAACAGAGAGAATAAGCAAAATGATCATAAATTTCCTAATTAGAGATTTCGCACCAAGACAAAAAGGTGTTAATGAGTTTAATTCCAGTGCCTGTCATTGTCCCTTTTTTCACACCACTTATTTACTAATGGCCCAGAGGGCTGCTCCCGTCTCTCCTTTGTTAAGATTTTAATTTGCcttcttttctgcctttgatGTAAAATTGTGACCTACAACTCTTTGAAGTCCCTTATTAGGAGGAAAATTAACTTAGCTTTTCCACTGTATCTGCGCACTGTTAGTCCAGACAAAATGTAGAGAACTCCTTAAAGATCCAGTACATTAGGAAATTTTTCAAGGTAGTTctggaaatgcaaattttaaaaaatgcaatagACTTTTAAATCTATATTAGGAGATGTAACCCTCAAAGGGCCgaagagggggaagggaaggagggaatatcttaataaagaaaacaaaattattccGGGCAAGGAAAGGTTGTAAATCTTAAAACCTGAAAAGGGGAACTGGGGGATGGTGTTGGTGTgagcctttattttttaaatgtcacaacttttccctgtccctctcGTGTACCGTTCACAAATGACACCCCGGCTTCCTATGCTCTGAGTGAGAGTGGgctaagaaagaaattatatcTAAATCTATCTCTATATAATTAGAATACCATGAGGCAGGGTTAAACCTTTGTAAAACACACAACTGATTGGCGATCGCTAAAACGAGATTTGAAAGCAACTCAAATAAAAGATCGCGACGTCAGTAaacagatttagaaaaaaaaaaaaaaaaggggggaaaaaaaaagcagctagTGACAAACCCGGCGAGAGCGAGCTCTGGGcatgagagagagagggaggcagagggagagagagacttAAAAGAAATAGGAGGGGCTTGTGAGAGACTAGAAATGTCAATCAGAGCCCAGAGTCCCAATAATCTCAGGCAATCTGTTAGGACCTGACCTGGGTCCACTCAGATCAATAGGAAaagtgagagaagaaagaagcgATCGGATCGTTTACCGCGGCGGCCGAGGACAGGAGGGAGCCCGCGGCCTCCGCGCACCCCCGGCTCCCCCCCATGTCTGCCGGAGTTTGCGGGAGGCGCTGAAAGTGCGGACGGCCGGCGAGGGCGAGCGACCCGGCTCCCTCCTCCGCTCCCGGCCCTGCTACTTTCTaccctttctctcccttcttcctctcgtctccccccctcctcttcctcctcccccctcccctgccccgctcccccACCATGTCTTTCCCCCAGCTGGGCTACCAGTACATCAGGCCGCTTTACCCGGCGGAGcgcccggggagcggcggctcCCGCGGCGGCGCCGAGCTGGCCCCGTCCGGGACCCTCTCCAACGTGCTCTCCTCCATGTACGGCGCGCCCtacgccgccgccgccgccgccgcccagGGTTACGGAGCCTTCCTGCCCTACGCCGCAGAGCTGCCCATCTTCCCCCAGCTGGTAAGAGGCCCCCGGGGCTCGCCGCTCGCTCCCCGGGGCGCTCGGTTCGCGCTGGGGATCGGCCCGGGGGGAGCCGGGGGAGACTCCGGGAAGGCTGTCTGGGGAGAGACGGGCGCTATCGCCGCCCTGCCCCGGAGAGCCGCCGGagaggggcagggctggaacGGCGGCCCCGCAGCTTCCCCCCGCTCCGCCCGGGGGTTTGACGGCCGCGGGGACCGGCCCCAGcagccgccggccccgccgggcaCACGCAAGTGGGGAGCCGGTCCTGCCCCCGAGGCACCCCCGGGCACCGGCTGCCGCCTCGGCCGGGTGGCCGCCGGCGGGGCCCGGGCTGCCGGGGCCGCAGCGCGCCCGGGATCGGCGCTGGGGCTCTCCGCGGTGGGGGAGGCAgcgcggcccggccgccgcGCCGGTGCCGACGGGCTCCGTTCCCGGTAACGGCGGCGGGACAGAGCGGACCCGGGCCCCGCGCACTATCTCAGCTGGGCCGTCCCTTCCCTCTCGCTGCAGGGCGCCCAGTACGAGCTGAAGGAGAGCCCGGGGGTGCAGCACGCCGCCTTTCCCCCCCACCACCCTGCCTTCTATCCCTACGGGCAGTACCAGTTCGGGGACCCGTCGCGGCCCAAGAACGCCACTCGGGAAAGCACCAGCACCCTCAAGGCCTGGCTCAACGAGCACCGGAAAAATCCCTACCCCACCAAGGGCGAGAAGATCATGCTGGCCATCATCACCAAAATGACCCTCACCCAGGTCTCCACCTGGTTCGCCAACGCACGGCGGCGGCTCAAGAAGGAGAACAAAATGACCTGGGCCCCCCGCAGCAGAACGGACGAGGAGGGCAACTCCTATGGGAGCGACCACGAGGGGGAAGAGGACAAGAGGGAAGACGAGGAGGAGATCGACCTCGAGAACATCGACACCGAGAATATCGAAAGCAACAAGGACGAGCTTGAGGACGATCTACAGGATGCTGACCTCCTGCACTCTGACTCCAAGACGGACTCGGAGGGATCCGAGGGCTTTGAGGACCTGCCCGGCTCCGAGGAGCGCTACGACAAGGCCTCCGAGGGGGAGCCACACCACCTCCGCCACCACCACCTGCACCACcatcaccatcaccaccaccaccacaagtGCGAGCTGCCCTCCACGGCCGCGCCCGTCGGCCCGGAGCCCCTCAaaccgccgctcccgccgccgcctccccacCTCTCGCccccctcctctgcctcttcctccGCTGCCTCCTCCCCGACGGACGGCGCTTTGGCCGGCACCTTGCCGAAACCCAAGATCTGGTCGCTGGCCGAGACGGCCACCAGCCCGGACAACCCCCGCAAGTCTCCTGGCGGCGGCTCTCCGCCGGCGGCCGCCCCCcagccgctgccgctgcccaCCCCGCCGCCCCACAGACTCGTCTCCTCCTGCCCCCTGGGCAAGTTCCCCAACTGGACCAACCGCGCCTTCCCGgcccatcaccaccaccaccccccgcACCCGCTGGCCTTACTGAACACTCCCcacctgctggggctgggggccgCCTccgccgctccccccgccgccgccttcCCGCGGCCCGCGGACCAGGCGCAGAGCGCGGAGCCCGTCGGAGCAGGTGACCGCTGAGGGACGCGGCGGGGACGGGCCGGGCCGGCAGCCGCCGCGGGGGCTCGGTGGTGCGGTGCGGAGCGGAGCGGCGCGGAAGGCCCCGCGGGGCCGTGTGCGTAGGGCCGCGGTGGGGGCCTCTGGCCCCGCGCGTTTCTGACGGTGCCCCGGGCCCGGCGCGGTCCGGCTCGGCGCGGAGCAGCCGTCGGGGCGCAggtggcggcgggcgggcggccgcgGGGACCCTGGGGGCTGTGGCGGGGGTCTCCTGGCCAGGGCAGCCTCGGTCCTCGAGAATTACCTTCCTCCAACGGAGataatttttgttgctgttgttgtcgCTTTTGCGGGAAGGACCCGGCCGCCAGGTCAGGCTCGCTCCGGGGTCAGTGTGTTTCCTCTGACGGtcacctctgcagcagagcagttgTTGTGTCTTATTTGCAACTCGCTGAGAAAAGAGCTTAAATCTCGAGGCTTAATTCAGGGATGGGAGGAACAAAACGGGGGCTATAaaggaacacttttttttttccccttctctttttaGATCGATCTAGTGCCTTGGAAGTAGAGAAAAAGTTACTAAAGACAGCTTTCCAGCCAGTGCAGAGGCGGTAAGAGATGGCTCCCTCCGTCTCCTCGGGATGTATGGAGGCAGTTGTAAATGGTTAGCTTATTTTCTCCGCTTCTTTAGGTCCCCTTTCCAGGGCGGTTTCTTGTTCTTCCTCTGCGTGCGTGGTGGGTTATCCTGATTAtatattttctctgctgttctccGTTGTGGCCCCCGGGAGCGATTCCCGCGGGCAGGCCGAGCCGCGCTCGGGGGCGGTGGGGCTGCGCGGCTGCGGAGCCCGGGCGCGGGTCGCCCCTGGCTGGGAGCGCACCCCTGAGCCCCCGCAGCATGGATCACCACCCACCGCTGTCGCTTAGCCGGGGAGAGAGGCACCGAGGCAGcagaaaatagtaaaataaaataataataataataataatgacagcgaaacaaaaaaacccacccagagTATGAAAGCTGAAGAGACTGAGCCCTTCCACCCCGAATTTGGCATAGCAGTCACTCAATTTCAATGAGAAACCAATTACCCTTTTGATTGATTGAATACACGGGGATCGGGCCCGCCGTGTTTTCGTAGCTAAATACATTTACTATAAGTCACTCTGACagctttttatatttataaatctattaaaataataacaacaacaacaaaaccagagcTACCTAGAGTTACAAATATTGTGCCATCCCAAGCTCACTAGAAAtcctattaaatatttttttttctgtgtcattttttCCAGGCCCCAGAACCAACTTGACGCCGCTATGGTTCTATCGGCGCTCTCATCATCATagttaattttttattgttgttgtaaTGATTGTAAAAAATCTCTGTATAGTTACAACTTGTAAGCATGTCCGTATATTAAaactcaaaaggaaaaaaaatacccgCTTCTGTACTATCACCTGGGTTAGCTGAGCTGTGAGGTTTTTTCGGAAGTCCAAGTGAGAATTAggtgtttccctttttttttcttttgttgttgttgttgtttgtttttgtacATACCGTAAAAATGTACATATGTGTGAACCAAATTGTACAAGAAAGTATATATTTTTGGCTAATAAATAAACTGTTGCCACTTTGACTACATTCTCGTTTCCCCCCTCTGGAGTTGTTTTCCTCCCGCAGTCCcgcccccctcctcctccacccccctCCCGGTCGGTTACTGTTTTTCCGCGGCTGCCGGGAGCGGCTCACGGTCGGGCGgagcgcgggcggcggggccgcggcggccgggccgggtcagcggcggggccgtgcggTGCCGGGCCGCCCTTcctgcggcggcggcggccacaTCGCTGGAgccgcagcgccccctgcaggcgccGCCGTGCCCCGGTGGCGGAGGGTGCGCGGGTCCGTGCGCGGGTCCGGGGGCAGCCCGCGGGGCGGCCGGCCGATGACCCACCGCCCCCGCGGACCGTATTACCGGGGGCCGCTATTaaccccctccctgccccgccccCGCGCAGCGCAGGGCAGCGCGGAGCCGCGGGGCGGTTAATTGAAAGGAACCTTCGGGGGTCGGTGGTGCCGCCGCGGGTCGGCAGCGCAGCTGCGTTAGTTCTGCCGCCTCCTCCCCTCCTGTTTTCGCGCATCCaaggggtcagttttggggtgctcGCCACAGGCTCTCTGTGCCGCTGAGCGGGCCCGGGGCTGCCCACGGCGGGGGGGCCGGGGCATCCCTCCGCTCCCGGGAGTTGGCATTCGGGCGGGAGATACCGGCCGGAACGGGGGCACCGAGCAGCAAGACACAGCGGCGAGCCCCAGCGGGGAGCCCCGCTCCGCTTCGGACGGGCGGGCCGTGCGCtccgccgcccccgggccggtcCGCGCTCTCCCGGCCCCGGGAGGTGCCGGCTGCGCCTCCGAACGCCTcgccccgggagccgccgccTCCAAAACTTGTAGCTTCGCTTCCCCGGCAAGGTGCTGGAAGTCGGCCCAATCTGGGAAAGGTCCCTTCTCGCTAGGAAACCATCCCAAAGGGAGTGTTGGTAGGAGGGCGAGGGCTggtcccttctcccttccccttcccagcagccgGTGCCCGCGGATGGCTGTGCTCATCCCCCCGGCTGACGGGGCAGCTCGGGCAGGTAGAGCTTGTGGGGCGGctccctcctgcttttcttcccaggcttttccttctcttcggGGGAGATGTGTCCCCTACCTGTCCTCTCCTTACAGTCCTGGAAACGGCATAATTATAGTGGTGGTGATTAAATAGCTGGTGCTTTTCTCATTTTGGTGACAGACCCCGCAGAGGGGGAGGGTGCTCAGAGCTAGGAAGCAAGAGTTAAAATGAAGTTAAAGTACAAACAGAAGCACATAGCTGACATGCTTCAAGTTTAGACAGTACAAGATATGCAAATGTGCAGGGCTGCGCTGTATTGACATTTTGAGGTCATAGTGATAGGAATGTATTATTTATAGGATTGGGTTGCACTAGGCCGATAAACTACATCTTAAATCCTAGGCATTTGGAAGTGATAAGATTTATATATATGCTTAGACTATATGTGTGCCTGTATACACACATTTTATATAGTGTTTTAATGTTTCACAATTAATATTCTTCCTGACTGGCATTACGATGGGGGAGACCCCTCTCCTGGTGTGCGCCTGCagcctccctggctgctgttaGCaatggctgggagcagaggaggccggggaagggacccacagagTTTGTGGCAGTGTTGTGAtctctgctttttcccccccgtgtcttcttcctttccccatatGTCCTTTCTGGCCACAGCTCACCCTAGAAACAGCTTTTGCCTCTTTGCAGCCCCATGCAGCTCTCTGTCTTTCTGCCAGGAACTGTTCCCACTCTTTCACTCCGACAGGCTCCTGAAATGGGGGAATCTCTGTGGGTGGGGGGTTAGAAAACAGATCGTTTCTCATGTAAATTTTATCCAGTCTCTCTGCACTTTGTATCCCTCTTTTTCCTTAGCCAATtcttgctgaggaaaaaaaaaaaaaaagattaatggCATCTAAaatgggaggggtggggggagagaaaGCTAGAGGCAAATTTCCACATCCCCTTCCTCTGGGTGTCCTGGTGCGTTTTCCATAGAAACTTTCACACAGTGGCTTAAACGGgatggaagaaaataatgcaaCCATGATGGGAAAACAATTGCATCCCCAGCTTTCTACCTCCATTAAAGACTCCTTTGCCTTTGCACAGAGGccctcagctccctgtgcccacagagCCCTCTCCCTTCACTCTGACCACGGggatgctcctgcagcagcgGTGTGGAAGCCATGGGAAAGCTGCCCCTTTGGCTTCTGGAAGTGAGAACTTGGTTTCCCTGTGGGGGGAAAGCAGCCTTTGTGCCTGCCTGGCTTCCCTAATGTGGAGAAAATTCCCATTAATTTTGTGAGGAAACATTTTGTTATGTGTGTTTCAACAAAACATTGAAAATcctacatgtattttttttttcagaaatcccTCTCTCAGTTTGACAGCCTCGCTGGAGCCCCAGCCAGGCCTGCCTGAGACGGCACAGAGAGGcctccctctcccttctccctctctgttggcttctcttttcctgtctAATCAATTATCTCCCTAGCTAGTCCTTCTCAAAGGTGAGAGCTCATTATGCATATTCATAAATCACAGCTCCCAGACCTGACACTGATTGATGTAATCATCTCCCGCACGCTCCCTGTCTGTGCGGGGCCAGCCAGAGGAAGCGTTGGCGAGGAGGATgaggcaggaggcaggagaaagAGACTTCCAACTTGTCAGACCCAGTTCTGGTGGGAGCAGCCGGCCGGGCGTAGCGGGCTGTGTCAGGCTCCCCATTCACCACAGCCAAAGTGCCCATCACGGCCCGGGATAAGACAGGAGAAAGCCCTGAGAGCTGGGAAACAGCAGTGAGCCGCCTCCAGCACAGCGAGCTGTTATGCAGGCAAAGTCACAAGAGTAAGGAAAAGATCCAGCACAATTTTCACAATCAGACATCAGACCATGCATTAAAATACCCTCCCAAATTTTTCACGTTAGCTGATGCACTTGCTGTTGTTTTCCTTAGATAGTTAAAACTGGTTTATTCCTGTAAGAACAGATATATGTGGTCTGGATTCTGATCATGAGTATTTAGATATGCGATATAGCAAATATCTTCAGTATTATATCCTCAGTAGTTgtactgtattaaaaaaacaaacttgtGAACTGCGTTAGTTGCTGTTGAAAGGATGTGGGAGCAGAAGGGCTCCTCCAGCCCGGACTACCAGCTTTCCAGATAGGAACGTAAACCTCAGCTGTGACTGGTTTCCCAGTATGTACTTCAATATGGCACTGTTCAAGATGCTGTTCAGATTATGTGGTTTACCTGTATGGTTAATGTTTACACTTTTAAAATACCTCTTTTTATCACTTTGATCAGAACTATCAGTGTACTAAAgtaataatacaaaaatatatgCCCTAGTAATCATAACAAGATACAAATCAAAGGGAGCCCTAATCGAGTACTTTTGAGTGTTATCTTCCTTGTTAACAAATGGTAATAAGAAAATTAAGGCTTATAGCTTGCTTGTGTTTTATCTAAGAAAACCAATAAAGATATCAGatgttctttattttatatGTTTGAATGTAAAGCAGAATAATGAAGAACATGTACCTTCTAAGGCTTCATTTGCTTTATGGGCATTAACCCTTCAGGATGCCAGTGAAATTCTGAATTTGCAGAATGAGGACAAGCCTGTGCTGCCACCCAGGGTtttgaggcccagctttgctgCAGTCAAGACAacatctttttttattaaatgctgAAATTGGAACAAAGCAACAATGGCCGCTTGCTAGCTGTGCATGTCTAACAGGCCTCTTTACTATTCAGCAAATGGAAGATATTAAACAACATTTTGCTTAAAGGTACACTGAGGCCATTTCCATTAGGACATGGTGTCATTCATTTATTCACATGTTAAGTGGATGTCCTTGTGGCTAATGAGTAATAATCAACAGTGACTCCACTTTATTCCTTTGCTCCCAGCAATGTTAAATACTCTGATGGAGTCTCTTTGCTGACACACTAGAGAATATGGTTAAAAAGTGCTAAAGGACATTTGCAGCATAGAGCAGCCATATACACACGTGCTGGAAATAGCACTTTTATTACAGTCTATTCTATGAGGCTTTGTTCCTGTTTAAGGGATGGCACGTGGAAACTGCTGATATTTATTTGAAGATACTTTACACCTTAAAAGCCGGAAACTCTTTCAATTTGAGAGTCAATGTGATAATTGGCAGGAGATGAGCTCTCATCCAGCTGGTTTCTGAAAAAATCCAACTGCACCTTATGATAGCTCTAGATTCTGCACATGACTTCAGATAAATCCTTAGTGTAGGAGGGATTTCGGACAAAACCTTTCCTGCAAAAAATCTAGtttgacatttattttataaaataaagtaaCTCCCCTACCAGCaactaattaattttattacatCAACCGAAGCAGCTAAGTAGactaataaaatatattaatctatattttttcctctgcatgaTTGTTTACACTGGAGTCTGCAGCTTGGTTGTCTGCCATGTCAATTCCTAAAATTTGAAAGGTATAAATGAATCATTCTTGGTCCTGATTAAGCTTAAGTTAGAAATATAATATGTCAATCAATCTGGTTGGAAATGTTCCTGCTGTCTAAGTTGGTTATGCAAAACACTCTAAGGTGTGTAGGCATGCTCAATTAGGTCAAGGGATCTGATGGCACTCCTAGCCATGAATGTGTGTCACTCGGATTCCTCATTATTTTTAGCAGTGGTGAAAATGCATGTCAGTAGGCCAGCTAGCCAGGCTagaataaaattactttctgggtATGCATAAACCTGAGGTTTTAATACATTAGTATTATACTTATTTTCaagcaaaacagggaaaagaaaatatctctCTCTCAAATATATGACTCACTCTATTGGATTTCTCAGCGATCATTGGTACAATTCACACTGGACTTTGCAATACTCAAGATACCTTAGCCGTAAAATTTAAGTGCCTAAAAACATAGATGTAATGTGAAATTAGATACAAGGAGTAAAACATTGGTTTTCTCTGTTACAGTCTTACTTGCTTCCAAGAAAGATAAAGCTTCACTAGGAGATCAGACCAGCCCcattccaaaataatttaatgataAAGGACACTTGAGATGGCTATTGAACAGCAGCACCAGTGCTGCTCTTCTCAGATGGAAACTTTTGCAAGTGATTCCTATAGAAGACAATGCCAGAAATGTTTGCTTGATAGACAGATTTCCTCTGGTGTGCTAAATCATACCCTGATACTAACACAAATGTTTCTGTGCAataacagggggaaaaaaaagcccagaaaagaaaatttcagttctcattcctgccctcctgcaccTAGTGTATTTGCTGAGATTACCTGAATTAGCTAAATGACCGGGGTTAAATCCTCTGGTTTTTAACTTTCCATGCTGGTACCTTGAACCACACCAAGACCTTGGGTTTGGGTACAAGAAATGGAATGAGAAACCAGCTAAACAGGAGTCCAGCCTGGTTTTGTTATGCAAAAACCCCAAGCAACCAAATCTAAATGCCAGGAACTGgtaatgtaaaagaaaaacactgcttCCAAGAACCACAGGCAAGACTAGTACCTCGGGTAAGGCTGGGGCTTCTTAAACAGGGGGCTTAAATGTGGTGTTAAAGATGGCCGTGTTCCTTTAAGAGCAGCACCATGCAGctaatattttctttactgccaataaaatgcaattaaatcTCATTAATTAATATATTCACTTCAGGAAGAATTCCCATTCTTTTCTTCAGATATCAAAATGGAGCCATCATCAGTCAGTTAGTTAAATAGGGGAATCCAGAGAGTAAGTAAATGGAAGAGCTTTCAAATGCAGGGCTGAAAAATGCCCAATGAATGTGTAGGGGCTTCAATAAAAAGATTTTGACTTGTGTTTTCACCCCTTTCCCACTTTTCTCATTGTTTACTGACACTGCTGTGGACACAGCATTCAGTCCCTGCCcgccccagccctgggatgtAAAAATGTCATCTCTATTGTGCTGCTGGGCTTGCTTTGATGCTGCCGCAGCCCTTTGTATGCCCTTCTCAATCCCTTTATAAGGCTGTCCTGATTGTCCATACTGAACATCACCACAAAAGCTCGTCtt
The Corvus hawaiiensis isolate bCorHaw1 chromosome 12, bCorHaw1.pri.cur, whole genome shotgun sequence DNA segment above includes these coding regions:
- the IRX3 gene encoding iroquois-class homeodomain protein IRX-3 yields the protein MSFPQLGYQYIRPLYPAERPGSGGSRGGAELAPSGTLSNVLSSMYGAPYAAAAAAAQGYGAFLPYAAELPIFPQLGAQYELKESPGVQHAAFPPHHPAFYPYGQYQFGDPSRPKNATRESTSTLKAWLNEHRKNPYPTKGEKIMLAIITKMTLTQVSTWFANARRRLKKENKMTWAPRSRTDEEGNSYGSDHEGEEDKREDEEEIDLENIDTENIESNKDELEDDLQDADLLHSDSKTDSEGSEGFEDLPGSEERYDKASEGEPHHLRHHHLHHHHHHHHHHKCELPSTAAPVGPEPLKPPLPPPPPHLSPPSSASSSAASSPTDGALAGTLPKPKIWSLAETATSPDNPRKSPGGGSPPAAAPQPLPLPTPPPHRLVSSCPLGKFPNWTNRAFPAHHHHHPPHPLALLNTPHLLGLGAASAAPPAAAFPRPADQAQSAEPVGADRSSALEVEKKLLKTAFQPVQRRPQNQLDAAMVLSALSSS